The following are encoded in a window of Capricornis sumatraensis isolate serow.1 chromosome 7, serow.2, whole genome shotgun sequence genomic DNA:
- the FABP2 gene encoding fatty acid-binding protein, intestinal — protein sequence MAFDGTWKVDRNENYEKFMEKMGINVVKRKLAAHDNLKLIITQEGNKFTVKESSTFRSIEIIFELGVTFNYSLADGTELSGAWALEGDKLVGKFKRLDNGNELNTVREIIGGEMVQTYTYEGVEAKRIFKKE from the exons ATGGCGTTTGATGGTACTTGGAAGGTAGACAGAAATGAGAACTATGAAAAGTTCATGGAAAAAATGG GTATTAATGTGGTGAAAAGGAAGCTTGCAGCTCATGATAATTTGAAACTGATAATTACCcaagaaggaaataaattcaCAGTCAAAGAATCAAGCACTTTTCGAAgcattgaaattatttttgagcTTGGTGTCACTTTTAATTACAGCCTCGCAGACGGAACTGAACTCAGT GGGGCGTGGGCCCTGGAGGGAGATAAACTTGTCGGAAAATTTAAACGGTTGGACAATGGAAATGAACTAAACACTGTCCGAGAAATTATAGGTGGCGAAATGGTCCAG ACTTACACATATGAAGGTGTGGAAGCCAAGAGGATTTTCAAAAAGGAATGA